Proteins from one Archocentrus centrarchus isolate MPI-CPG fArcCen1 chromosome 8, fArcCen1, whole genome shotgun sequence genomic window:
- the slc17a7a gene encoding solute carrier family 17 member 7a — MEIRPDRFKAVAGKTLGKIHRLIEKRQANGETIELSAEGRPELVEEKELPVVDCTCFGLPRRYIIAILSGLGFCISFGIRCNLGVAIVSMVNDHTVYKGNKEVLVAAQFTWDPETVGMIHGSFFWGYIVTQIPGGFICQKFAANRVFGFAIVATSTLNMLIPSAARCHYSCVILVRICQGLVEGVSYPACHGIWAKWAPPLERSRLATTAFCGSYAGAVVAMPLAGILVQYTGWPSVFYVYGSFGIFWYLFWILVSYESPAAHPTISPEERKYIEDAIGESATFLNPLQKFKTPWRHFFTSMPVYAIIVANFCRSWTFYLLLISQPAYFEEVFGFEISKVGIVSALPHLVMTIIVPIGGQLADYLRSHNLMSTTNVRKLMNCGGFGMEATLLLVVGYSHTKGIAISFLVLAVGFSGFAISGFNVNHLDIAPRYASILMGISNGVGTLSGMVCPLIVGAMTKHKTREEWQYVFLIASLVHYGGVVFYGLFASGEKQSWADIEDTSEEKCGIIDEDELANETEELYRGGGQYGAISQSGAGFNGGGGGGAGGGGAGWVTDWDKSEEYVQPPGYNSYMYGGEVAKELT, encoded by the exons GCTGATTGAGAAACGGCAGGCAAATGGAGAAACCATTGAGCTATCAGCAGAGGGTCGTCCTGAGCTGGTGGAGGAGAAGGAGCTGCCTGTGGTGGATTGCACCTGCTTCGGCTTGCCCCGGCGGTACATCATTGCCATCCTGTCTGGCCTGGGATTCTGCATCTCCTTTGGCATCAGGTGCAACCTTGGTGTGGCCATTGTAAGTATGGTCAATGACCATACTGTCTACAAAGGCAACAAGGAAGTACTTGTG gCTGCACAGTTCACCTGGGACCCGGAGACAGTAGGCATGATTCATGGCTCCTTCTTCTGGGGCTACATTGTCACACAGATCCCGGGTGGCTTTATATGTCAAAAATTTGCAGCAAACAG AGTGTTCGGCTTTGCCATAGTGGCCACATCCACACTCAACATGCTGATTCCATCTGCCGCTCGCTGCCATTACAGCTGCGTCATACTTGTCAGGATATGCCAGGGCCTTGTTGAG GGTGTATCATACCCAGCCTGCCATGGGATCTGGGCCAAGTGGGCGCCTCCTCTTGAGAGAAGTCGATTAGCCACAACGGCTTTTTGTG GATCCTACGCTGGAGCTGTGGTGGCCATGCCTTTAGCAGGGATACTGGTGCAATACACAGGGTGGCCTTCTGTATTTTATGTCTATG GCAGCTTTGGGATATTCTGGTATTTGTTTTGGATTCTGGTGTCTTATGAGAGTCCTGCAGCTCATCCCACCATCTCACCAGAGGAGAGGAAATACATTGAAGATGCAATTGGAGAGTCTGCAACATTTCTCAATCCTCTTCAA AAATTTAAAACCCCATGGAGACACTTCTTCACCTCCATGCCAGTCTACGCCATTATTGTGGCCAACTTCTGCAGGAGCTGGACCTTCTACCTGCTGCTCATCAGCCAGCCGGCCTACTTCGAAGAAGTCTTCGGCTTTGAGATCAGCAAG GTGGGCATAGTGTCAGCTTTGCCCCATCTGGTGATGACAATCATCGTGCCTATTGGGGGCCAGTTGGCCGACTACCTGAGAAGCCACAACCTGATGTCCACCACCAACGTCAGGAAGCTCATGAACTGTGGAG GTTTTGGAATGGAAGCCACCCTCCTGCTGGTGGTGGGCTACTCTCACACAAAGGGTATTGCCATTTCTTTCCTGGTCCTCGCTGTGGGATTCAGTGGATTTGCTATCTCAG GGTTTAATGTCAATCACTTGGATATCGCGCCCCGATATGCCAGCATACTGATGGGCATTTCAAATGGAGTGGGAACATTATCTGGAATGGTGTGTCCTCTCATAGTGGGCGCCATGACCAAACACAAG acACGTGAGGAGTGGCAGTACGTCTTCCTTATAGCCTCACTTGTTCATTATGGAGGGGTGGTTTTCTATG GACTCTTTGCATCAGGAGAAAAGCAGTCGTGGGCAGACATAGAAGATACAAGTGAGGAGAAGTGCGGTATAATCGATGAGGATGAACTGGCCAATGAAACAGAAGAGCTATACCGTGGAGGCGGGCAGTACGGAGCCATAAGCCAATCAGGGGCTGGTTTCAatggcggaggaggaggaggagcagggggaggaggagcaggatggGTGACAGACTGGGATAAGTCTGAGGAGTATGTGCAGCCGCCTGGATATAACTCTTACATGTATGGAGGAGAAGTGGCGAAGGAGCTCACATAG